Proteins found in one Hyalangium ruber genomic segment:
- a CDS encoding immunoglobulin-like domain-containing protein, which translates to MASLTTLLLPAGAAFAQAPSDWVLNGGFESPALSAGSWSVFSSVSGWTTQSGCGIEIQNHVSGSPLEGAQHLELDSHCPTTIFQDLRTVTGRSYVLSFGYSPRPGVSDNRIRTLWGGQVVADLNANGWGLPDTSWRHVSMRVTAAGSSTRLTFADTSGYDALGGYIDAVSLTDACQADPGLPTLVLHGPSEMTLECGVDTWVDPSAHASDVCGPLQVHKYNSGDDDGDGVPGARDSDDYGPGPDTSAEGTYSVQYIAWTPMGNTVSAIRSVHVDDRTPPTLSLRGAAHMTHACGSGWVDPGVEAMDACYGNVAPQVQVAGYVNGWVQGSYTLTYTLTDPGNNTAVPVTRTVDVVNCPW; encoded by the coding sequence ATGGCCTCTTTGACGACGCTGCTGCTCCCGGCGGGCGCAGCCTTCGCGCAGGCCCCCAGCGATTGGGTGCTGAACGGCGGCTTCGAGTCGCCCGCCCTGAGCGCGGGTTCCTGGAGCGTCTTCTCCTCCGTCAGCGGCTGGACGACCCAGAGCGGCTGCGGCATCGAGATCCAGAACCACGTGTCCGGTTCGCCGCTGGAGGGCGCGCAGCACCTGGAGCTCGACTCGCACTGCCCCACCACCATCTTCCAAGACCTTCGGACCGTGACAGGCCGCTCCTACGTGCTCTCCTTTGGCTACTCCCCCCGCCCGGGCGTCAGTGACAACCGGATCCGCACCCTGTGGGGCGGGCAGGTCGTGGCGGACCTGAACGCCAACGGCTGGGGCCTCCCGGATACGAGCTGGCGGCATGTCTCCATGCGGGTCACCGCCGCCGGGAGCAGCACCCGCCTCACCTTCGCGGACACCAGCGGGTACGACGCCCTGGGTGGGTACATTGACGCGGTGAGCCTCACCGACGCGTGCCAGGCGGACCCCGGGCTGCCCACGCTGGTCCTCCATGGCCCCAGCGAGATGACCTTGGAGTGCGGTGTGGACACCTGGGTGGATCCCAGCGCGCATGCGTCGGACGTCTGCGGCCCGCTGCAGGTGCACAAGTACAACTCCGGGGACGACGACGGTGACGGGGTGCCGGGCGCGCGGGATTCGGATGACTACGGACCGGGCCCCGACACTTCGGCGGAGGGGACGTACTCGGTGCAGTACATCGCGTGGACTCCGATGGGGAACACGGTGAGCGCCATCCGCTCGGTGCATGTGGATGACCGGACGCCGCCGACGCTGAGCCTCCGGGGCGCCGCTCACATGACCCACGCCTGCGGCAGCGGGTGGGTGGACCCCGGAGTAGAGGCCATGGACGCGTGCTACGGCAACGTGGCGCCCCAGGTGCAGGTGGCGGGGTACGTGAATGGCTGGGTCCAGGGCTCGTACA